Proteins encoded by one window of Bryobacteraceae bacterium:
- a CDS encoding NACHT domain-containing protein — protein sequence MAAFNHGFAHDVFISYAHVDYDWVTAFHKVLMAELKTRAPKIDVWRDEQLRTGAWVDKTILPAVRGSAVFLPVISQAWVESEYCQQELAEYCGRTYVCAERVPVDKLPQPLPEVLREQFYKKDGGRAITLGSRDASFKKAVQRLAEDIVRQLKELKPGAQQLDGLVAEVRERMRPRIQDRCGTMKILDMTQPIDLGGIYADVHLLDQVQGRRRTAKEELESMEGRAVKAERLPGLDVLKKHKRLMILGGPGSGKTTFLKRIAFQCAEGELAADVVPVFLALSDWAAAPGSPSLREMATRGWGARADEILNAGRALILLDGLDEVRDADHDRVRRGIEEFSSDWERCTVVVTCRIAAREHVYERFTEVQMAEFDERQIRQFAEGWFRTKGVFAKAAEFVKHLNSNKPLRDLASRPLLLTLLCLIYEERTDFEGDRAELYKEAFDVMLRRWDANRSIVRDGPYKSLSVERRRDLLAEVAWNTFLSGDVFFTQEGAEAPIRTFFSVRDRLLNEGEELDPATLLRVVEAQHGLLVERAVRVYSFAHLTFQEYLVAARASGSQQYWDELAPRIGDPRFREVFLLAVSLLDPARLDPAVALPRLKKEVDLVVANNASVQRFLAAASEIELPAEWGCHRPAARRAIRVTLCVSQTLEQIRATAFDREAAKDLASALNRDLVIERALEFGLRRASELALNPRIADASRLLWYLHANLTLVQGMRQARAASRATVAEIQESLLLPAARSAKASG from the coding sequence ATGGCCGCCTTCAATCACGGGTTTGCGCACGACGTGTTCATCAGCTATGCGCATGTCGACTATGACTGGGTGACTGCGTTTCACAAGGTGCTGATGGCGGAGTTGAAGACGCGCGCGCCGAAGATCGACGTTTGGCGGGATGAGCAGCTTCGTACGGGCGCATGGGTGGATAAGACGATCCTGCCGGCGGTGCGTGGGTCGGCGGTGTTTCTGCCGGTGATCTCGCAGGCGTGGGTCGAGTCGGAATACTGCCAGCAGGAGTTGGCCGAGTACTGCGGCAGGACCTATGTTTGCGCGGAGAGGGTCCCGGTGGATAAGCTGCCGCAGCCTCTTCCCGAGGTGCTTCGAGAGCAGTTCTACAAGAAGGACGGTGGGCGCGCGATCACGCTGGGGTCACGGGACGCTTCGTTCAAGAAGGCCGTGCAGCGACTGGCGGAGGACATCGTCCGGCAGCTCAAGGAGCTGAAACCCGGGGCGCAGCAACTGGACGGGCTTGTCGCCGAGGTGCGTGAACGGATGCGTCCGCGCATTCAGGATCGCTGCGGGACGATGAAGATCCTCGACATGACGCAGCCGATCGACCTCGGAGGCATCTATGCGGACGTCCACCTTCTAGACCAGGTGCAAGGGCGGCGGCGGACGGCCAAGGAAGAACTGGAGTCGATGGAGGGCAGGGCGGTAAAGGCAGAGCGGCTGCCCGGGTTGGATGTCCTCAAGAAACACAAGCGCCTGATGATTCTTGGCGGGCCCGGATCCGGCAAGACAACCTTTCTGAAGCGCATCGCTTTCCAGTGTGCCGAGGGCGAGCTGGCGGCGGACGTCGTGCCCGTGTTCCTCGCCCTGAGCGACTGGGCAGCAGCACCAGGTTCGCCCAGTCTGCGCGAGATGGCGACGCGCGGCTGGGGTGCTCGCGCGGACGAGATCCTGAACGCGGGCCGGGCTCTGATCCTGCTGGACGGGCTCGACGAGGTTCGAGACGCGGACCACGACCGCGTTCGTAGAGGGATCGAGGAGTTCTCCAGCGACTGGGAGCGATGCACGGTTGTCGTGACATGCCGGATCGCTGCGCGGGAGCATGTGTACGAGCGGTTCACGGAAGTCCAGATGGCGGAGTTCGACGAAAGGCAGATCCGGCAGTTCGCCGAAGGCTGGTTTCGTACGAAAGGGGTCTTCGCGAAGGCGGCGGAGTTCGTCAAGCACCTGAATTCGAACAAACCGTTGCGGGATTTGGCGTCCCGCCCGCTCCTTTTGACACTCCTGTGCCTCATTTACGAGGAGCGGACAGACTTCGAGGGCGATCGAGCTGAACTCTATAAAGAGGCATTTGACGTGATGCTGCGGAGGTGGGACGCAAATCGGAGCATCGTCCGGGATGGACCGTACAAGAGTCTTTCCGTGGAGCGAAGACGAGACCTGCTTGCCGAGGTCGCCTGGAATACGTTCCTGAGTGGCGATGTGTTCTTCACGCAGGAGGGAGCGGAGGCGCCGATTCGAACGTTCTTTTCGGTGCGCGACCGGCTTCTCAACGAAGGGGAGGAGTTGGATCCGGCGACGCTGCTGCGCGTTGTGGAGGCGCAGCATGGCCTGCTGGTGGAGCGGGCGGTGCGCGTGTATTCGTTCGCTCATTTGACGTTCCAGGAGTACCTGGTTGCGGCGCGTGCGAGCGGCAGCCAGCAGTATTGGGACGAACTCGCTCCACGGATCGGTGACCCTCGGTTTCGGGAGGTGTTTCTCCTGGCTGTAAGTCTGCTGGACCCCGCGCGGTTGGACCCGGCGGTGGCATTGCCGCGGTTGAAGAAGGAAGTCGATCTGGTTGTCGCCAACAACGCTAGCGTTCAACGCTTCCTGGCCGCGGCCAGCGAGATCGAATTGCCCGCCGAGTGGGGTTGCCACCGGCCAGCTGCGCGGCGGGCAATTCGAGTCACTTTGTGTGTTTCGCAAACCCTAGAGCAGATCCGGGCCACGGCGTTCGACCGGGAAGCAGCCAAGGATCTGGCATCGGCCCTCAACCGCGATCTCGTGATCGAACGAGCCTTGGAGTTCGGTCTCCGCCGAGCGAGCGAACTCGCACTCAACCCGAGAATCGCGGATGCCTCGAGGCTGTTGTGGTATCTACACGCCAACCTCACCCTTGTCCAAGGCATGAGGCAGGCGAGGGCCGCGTCGAGGGCGACGGTCGCCGAGATCCAGGAGAGCTTGCTCCTTCCGGCGGCTCGAAGCGCCAAAGCCTCGGGGTGA
- a CDS encoding PepSY domain-containing protein — MTAWIKRLHMYAGLLSLTILFIFGIVGLTGLMLPVPSERKQPEFVGREEAFAVPPNMSDRELAQAAWEKLAPPVTGPPPPFSIRRDANRNLVFQVFGPNGPTRVTVLENDGKLRVETRRNLWWQYFNVLHETHIRSTVPDLIVRLWTWYNEFSIWTLMFLSLSGIWLWLAAKPGWRWAQLSFAVGTGMFFVIYWVLS; from the coding sequence ATGACTGCCTGGATCAAGCGCCTCCACATGTACGCGGGCCTGCTGAGCCTCACGATCCTGTTCATCTTCGGGATCGTCGGGCTCACGGGGCTGATGCTGCCGGTACCGTCCGAACGGAAACAGCCGGAATTCGTGGGGCGGGAGGAGGCGTTCGCCGTCCCGCCGAACATGAGTGACCGGGAACTGGCCCAGGCGGCGTGGGAGAAGCTCGCGCCGCCGGTGACCGGTCCGCCGCCGCCGTTCAGCATCCGGCGGGATGCCAACCGGAACCTGGTGTTCCAGGTGTTCGGCCCCAACGGGCCCACGCGCGTCACGGTGCTCGAGAACGATGGCAAGCTCCGGGTGGAGACGCGGCGGAACCTGTGGTGGCAGTACTTCAACGTGCTCCACGAGACGCACATCCGCTCCACGGTCCCCGACCTTATCGTCCGTTTGTGGACCTGGTACAACGAGTTCAGCATCTGGACGCTGATGTTTCTTTCGCTCTCCGGCATATGGCTGTGGCTGGCGGCGAAGCCCGGGTGGCGATGGGCGCAGTTGAGCTTCGCCGTGGGGACCGGGATGTTCTTCGTGATCTATTGGGTGCTGAGTTAA
- a CDS encoding PepSY-associated TM helix domain-containing protein, protein MYRTIRNTHLLLGLFSAAAVFMYGLSSVQFAHQWFNVRPAASAQTLTLAPNAAGARAVAMELMEKHGLEGELVQVRQTPGGVAFRLNRIGKNHGIEYTAATGETKVETQSAGVMAMMVRLHHINGLWHEIGWINVAAGFLGFVSLGLILLGASGVYLWFKLYKERRIGTVLLVANLVFSLTLIILIRMA, encoded by the coding sequence ATGTATCGTACGATTCGCAACACGCATCTGCTGCTCGGGCTGTTCTCCGCGGCGGCGGTTTTCATGTATGGGCTGAGTTCGGTGCAGTTCGCGCACCAGTGGTTCAACGTGCGTCCGGCGGCGTCGGCACAGACGCTGACGCTCGCCCCGAACGCGGCCGGGGCGCGGGCGGTGGCGATGGAGTTGATGGAGAAGCACGGGCTCGAGGGCGAGCTGGTGCAGGTGCGGCAGACGCCGGGGGGCGTGGCGTTCCGGCTGAACCGGATCGGGAAGAATCACGGGATCGAGTACACGGCGGCGACGGGGGAGACGAAGGTGGAGACGCAGTCGGCGGGCGTGATGGCGATGATGGTGCGGCTGCATCACATCAACGGGCTGTGGCATGAGATTGGTTGGATCAACGTGGCGGCGGGGTTTCTTGGGTTCGTTTCCCTCGGTTTGATCCTGCTGGGGGCGAGCGGTGTGTACCTCTGGTTCAAGCTTTATAAGGAGCGGAGGATCGGAACGGTGCTGCTGGTGGCGAACCTGGTTTTCAGCCTGACGTTGATCATTCTGATTCGGATGGCGTAG
- a CDS encoding GDSL-type esterase/lipase family protein yields the protein MRIAALLALAALSLPAQTRPAAQTRPVIALGDSVTLGIRPRPRVRAVDRFSNLLAARLRRPIRNAGVGGDTTRDLLARLGRDVLNHSPRAVLIMAGLNDAAYVDPAPGRGITERDTPRVPLAEFERNLAEMVERTKRAGAKPILLTPNPMTRRYVYQRARFYQDHDINDGLAPFAEAVRRVARTHGACLADVHADWLSRRQHSRWLPDGLHPNPAGHRRIADLVWQRCRESLR from the coding sequence GTGAGGATCGCCGCGCTGCTCGCCCTCGCCGCCCTGTCCCTCCCGGCCCAGACACGGCCCGCCGCGCAGACGCGCCCAGTAATCGCCCTCGGCGACAGCGTCACGCTCGGCATCCGCCCCCGCCCGCGCGTCCGCGCCGTCGACCGCTTCTCGAACCTCCTCGCCGCCCGCCTCCGCCGCCCGATCCGCAACGCCGGAGTCGGCGGCGACACCACCCGCGACCTGCTCGCCCGCCTCGGTCGCGACGTACTCAACCACAGCCCCCGCGCCGTCCTCATCATGGCCGGACTCAACGACGCCGCCTACGTCGACCCCGCCCCCGGACGCGGAATCACCGAGCGCGACACCCCCAGGGTCCCCCTCGCCGAGTTCGAAAGAAACCTTGCGGAAATGGTGGAACGAACCAAACGAGCCGGCGCGAAACCGATCCTTCTCACCCCCAACCCGATGACCCGCCGCTACGTCTACCAGCGCGCCCGCTTCTATCAGGATCACGACATCAACGACGGGCTCGCCCCCTTCGCCGAAGCCGTCCGCCGCGTCGCCCGCACCCATGGCGCCTGCCTCGCCGACGTCCACGCCGACTGGCTCTCCCGCCGCCAGCACTCCCGCTGGCTGCCCGACGGTCTGCACCCGAATCCCGCCGGCCACCGCCGCATCGCCGACCTCGTCTGGCAACGCTGCCGCGAATCGCTTCGTTAA
- a CDS encoding sialidase family protein, which yields MTKPVIAAGAVLAALFAAGPAGFEQMLAPSTPENRRNSEADILALPGHKLLLAWNEFYTTQGSDWGAARLASRWSRDGGRTWSEKTVLQENIGTMNVMEPDLIRLRSGKVLFAFCRKNSEADCAPLLRVSTDDAQTFTPPVPIPIDPAPSYTGMNNDRMIQLRSGRVILPLWYTTDYRVDRHIRTRVYYTDDEGRTWKRSATLVDIPDSTAGAQEPGVVELKDGRLLMWIRTDKGHIYRSLSKDRGETWSPPEAMQLESPRSPQTIKRIPSTGDLLLVWNNSPTRRTPLTAAISRDDGKTWTHFRNLEDDAARTYAYTSMEFDRDQVLLTYYVGPPSGAGPTAGWSLKLKALPVRWFYQ from the coding sequence ATGACGAAACCGGTCATCGCCGCGGGCGCCGTCCTTGCCGCGCTCTTCGCGGCCGGCCCCGCGGGATTCGAGCAGATGCTCGCCCCCTCCACCCCGGAAAACCGCCGCAATTCCGAAGCCGACATCCTCGCCCTCCCTGGCCACAAGCTCCTCCTCGCCTGGAACGAGTTCTACACCACCCAAGGTAGCGACTGGGGCGCAGCCCGCCTCGCCTCCCGCTGGTCCCGCGACGGCGGCCGCACCTGGTCCGAGAAAACCGTCCTCCAGGAAAACATCGGAACCATGAACGTCATGGAGCCCGACCTCATCCGCCTCCGCTCCGGGAAAGTGCTGTTCGCCTTCTGCCGCAAGAACTCCGAAGCCGACTGCGCGCCCTTGCTCCGCGTCTCCACCGACGACGCCCAAACTTTCACCCCGCCCGTCCCCATCCCCATCGACCCCGCCCCCTCCTACACCGGCATGAATAACGACCGCATGATCCAGCTCCGCTCCGGCCGCGTCATCCTCCCGCTCTGGTACACCACCGACTATCGAGTCGACCGGCACATCCGCACCCGCGTCTACTACACCGACGACGAAGGCCGCACCTGGAAGCGAAGCGCCACCCTCGTCGACATCCCCGATTCCACCGCCGGCGCACAGGAGCCCGGCGTCGTCGAGCTCAAGGACGGACGTCTCCTCATGTGGATCCGCACCGACAAAGGCCACATCTACCGCTCGCTCTCGAAGGATCGCGGAGAAACGTGGTCCCCGCCTGAGGCGATGCAACTCGAATCGCCCCGCTCCCCGCAAACCATCAAACGCATTCCCTCCACCGGCGACCTCCTCCTCGTCTGGAACAATTCCCCAACCAGGCGCACGCCGCTCACCGCCGCCATCTCGCGCGACGACGGCAAGACCTGGACCCACTTCCGCAACCTCGAAGACGACGCCGCCCGGACCTACGCCTACACCAGCATGGAGTTCGATCGCGACCAGGTTCTCCTCACCTACTACGTCGGCCCGCCCTCGGGCGCGGGCCCCACCGCCGGATGGTCGCTCAAGTTGAAGGCGCTACCCGTCAGGTGGTTCTACCAGTGA
- a CDS encoding carboxypeptidase regulatory-like domain-containing protein yields MRLPADSGRAAFKPGSNSSPGLRHAGKCILILLLTAAHLHAQAIRHAGSVEFTPARATFHLQVQSDVAATAALDLDLLTPDSRVAGGAKIHTRLERGTNVVDADIPYDAQVAGDLIFLRLRYGIQAGAANPTDGIVAISEFASNLFHLAVDLPSSLPLAAQQPITVRAIQPATGAPVPGVVLRTPGSANLATTDENGRATLTVATNDGRRPFRIVIEGERGLLKTQTTAQTWYERRSRNLLRLDRELYQPGQTVRMRAVAFGVDGRPAPAEQGTLHVEPRSGGDNVFERAVKTSRFGIAAAEWEIPETTKPDQYTAVFQTATGEETATFRVALYELPLFRVEAAIRPGGDIRHPVIEVRAVRLTGEPIPAAEVTATAKADESLRVTSQTDATGRASLALSRDEDGAFNAIVRVTDPVSGRQEQTTLWMPSPDFAIEIYSHDRSSAAAETGLLTVETRYRSKPAPQCRVEARQGSRLVATGETNRFGIARLEGRFEPGPVELTARDPRGFKGSNSSLLERPADLSIRIGKTLLAPGQTIEALVRSSVPDDLVEIRTEGEHPPYVRHQILQLSNGRAELRIPYEPWFGARVFMYAGRVRSGNHRQSAETAVAVYYPAYRDLAVQVRLDKSEYRPGEKARAAILVQNPDGTPTEAAIGLAAVDTASEEAARSHRTFEEPDLQREIWLEIAAAKGRYSEDLQLAAAVGLRESIPYFRREPDLPIAGTHRAFSKAFSEVAKDVESIVDRYREATLTSIRNNADFESALAHAGQPRPVDPWGTPYAVSVGEGAGVLLLSAGPDGRHGTADDIEAARIAQTYWRPESRRLRNLLETLTHFPQDESDLRRELRKQNLESILDGPDGKPLRVVFALRTVATFDVEEFSFEAYTASTFGRSRMASQTKLVPTLSVETAHYTLAEFSASANQAWREIAAGASPARPRPGAGAIAGRVTDATEATIPNAEIELTDGRRTWKAKTNSGGAFRFPDLPAGSYRIAFQSPGFRILVVHAAPVLAGKVTELHAQLEVGSVSEAVSVQAKPPEPQYSTSSASGNPETHLRTTFPETLLWMPLLETDANGRAEVEFPVADSITTWSLSAYGSTVTGATGEFNGAFRVTQPLFLELNPPPVLTTGDKITLPLTVRSGLSERQTVGVEMPGAGIQRVTVAANGAAQVTFRTKAAETFTAKATGGGESDAIRREVRLAPFGREAVVTRGHFLRGASTVDVTVPSDVDPATIEGEITIYPNAFANIWDARHRLLSIPTGCAEQTISSTYPNLLLLEYLASSAEDDPALREQAIRNIQRGVDRLLGYRSGGGIGYFSGRGPDAPLTALAIEFLRDAATYASMPRELIDGLTDWLAGQSDAETDVSGYIARVLRKPRTSPAADDPYAIAQFLLSDPAPEHSSRLIARLAELQTASGTWTSSNSLPLHSWGRAGEVEVTALAVHALAITSASGVPVDRALIDRALGALVDLRGRNGIWYNTQATLQVLRALRAASIGQLSGSARPIHRTLAGLRPGVNTIAIPEAAGHAAASVFTQLRYWEPWTTDQAGETDLLGMRVTFDRTTVKAGGSVRCSLRIHRKAQRDNGMLIAEIGLPPGAEPDRDELDHLDHVSRYELTPGRVVFYLWPSPGQTVDLNFGVVLRYPMHAHALPSTLWDYANPDARVDVRPTGFTVQ; encoded by the coding sequence ATGAGGTTACCAGCTGACTCAGGGCGGGCCGCCTTCAAACCAGGTTCGAATTCCTCGCCCGGGCTCCGTCATGCCGGCAAGTGCATATTGATCCTGCTGCTCACGGCGGCGCATCTCCACGCCCAAGCGATTCGCCACGCAGGCTCGGTCGAATTCACTCCAGCAAGAGCCACCTTCCACCTGCAGGTCCAAAGCGATGTCGCCGCCACCGCCGCCCTCGACTTGGACCTACTTACGCCCGATTCGCGGGTTGCGGGCGGGGCGAAGATTCACACCCGCCTCGAACGCGGCACAAATGTCGTGGACGCGGACATCCCTTACGACGCCCAGGTCGCCGGGGATCTGATCTTCCTCCGGCTCCGCTACGGGATTCAAGCCGGCGCCGCCAACCCGACCGACGGCATCGTCGCCATCTCCGAGTTCGCGTCCAACCTGTTCCATCTCGCCGTGGACCTTCCAAGCAGTCTGCCGCTCGCAGCGCAGCAACCAATTACAGTACGCGCAATTCAGCCCGCAACCGGAGCCCCGGTACCCGGGGTCGTCTTGCGAACGCCCGGCAGCGCCAACCTCGCGACCACTGACGAAAACGGTCGCGCGACGCTAACCGTCGCGACAAATGACGGCCGGCGCCCGTTCCGGATCGTCATAGAAGGCGAACGCGGGCTGCTCAAGACCCAAACAACGGCCCAGACATGGTACGAAAGACGATCCAGAAATCTCCTCCGCTTGGATCGTGAGCTCTACCAGCCCGGACAAACCGTTCGCATGCGGGCCGTTGCCTTCGGAGTCGACGGAAGACCGGCCCCTGCGGAACAAGGGACACTCCACGTCGAGCCCAGGTCCGGAGGCGACAACGTGTTCGAACGGGCCGTTAAGACGTCGCGCTTCGGCATCGCCGCCGCCGAATGGGAGATTCCCGAGACCACAAAGCCGGACCAGTACACCGCCGTCTTCCAAACCGCCACCGGAGAGGAGACCGCGACTTTCCGCGTGGCCCTGTATGAACTACCGCTTTTCCGCGTGGAGGCCGCCATCAGGCCCGGTGGTGACATTCGCCACCCCGTCATCGAAGTCCGCGCCGTCCGGCTCACCGGCGAACCGATACCGGCCGCGGAGGTGACCGCCACTGCAAAAGCGGACGAATCGCTCCGCGTCACCTCCCAAACCGACGCCACCGGTCGAGCCAGTCTGGCCCTCTCCCGCGATGAAGACGGCGCATTCAACGCCATCGTCCGCGTTACCGACCCCGTCAGCGGCCGTCAGGAGCAAACAACCCTTTGGATGCCGTCTCCGGACTTCGCAATCGAGATCTATAGCCATGATCGGTCCAGTGCCGCCGCCGAAACCGGGCTATTGACGGTGGAAACGCGTTATCGATCCAAACCCGCGCCGCAGTGCCGCGTGGAGGCCCGCCAGGGAAGCCGGCTCGTCGCCACGGGCGAAACGAACCGATTCGGCATCGCGCGCCTGGAAGGCCGTTTCGAACCGGGGCCAGTCGAACTCACCGCACGCGATCCTCGCGGTTTCAAAGGCTCAAACAGCAGCCTCCTCGAGCGCCCCGCTGATCTCTCCATACGCATCGGCAAGACCCTCCTCGCACCCGGCCAAACCATCGAGGCTTTGGTTCGTTCCTCTGTTCCCGACGACCTTGTCGAGATACGCACCGAGGGCGAACACCCGCCATACGTCCGACACCAGATCCTCCAACTCAGCAACGGGCGGGCCGAGCTTCGCATTCCCTACGAGCCTTGGTTCGGTGCCCGCGTGTTCATGTATGCGGGCCGCGTTCGCTCCGGAAACCACCGCCAATCTGCTGAGACTGCCGTCGCCGTGTACTATCCTGCATACCGGGACCTCGCTGTCCAAGTCCGCCTCGACAAAAGCGAGTACCGTCCCGGCGAAAAAGCCCGCGCCGCCATCCTTGTTCAAAACCCGGACGGCACCCCAACGGAGGCCGCCATCGGTCTCGCCGCTGTCGACACGGCCTCCGAAGAGGCGGCTCGGTCGCATCGCACGTTCGAGGAACCGGACCTGCAACGAGAAATCTGGCTCGAGATCGCGGCGGCCAAAGGCCGCTACTCCGAAGATCTGCAACTCGCCGCGGCCGTCGGCCTTCGTGAATCCATTCCGTATTTCCGTCGCGAGCCGGACCTTCCGATTGCAGGTACCCATCGCGCCTTCTCGAAGGCATTCTCCGAAGTTGCAAAGGACGTCGAGTCCATCGTCGACCGCTACCGCGAAGCGACTCTCACATCCATCCGCAACAACGCCGATTTCGAGTCCGCGCTCGCACACGCCGGTCAACCTCGGCCCGTCGATCCGTGGGGAACCCCGTACGCCGTGTCGGTGGGCGAGGGAGCCGGAGTGCTGCTGCTGAGTGCCGGTCCGGACGGCAGGCATGGCACCGCCGACGATATCGAGGCGGCCCGCATTGCTCAAACGTATTGGCGACCCGAATCGCGGCGCCTGCGAAATCTGCTCGAAACGCTAACCCACTTCCCCCAAGACGAAAGCGATCTTCGCCGCGAGCTCCGCAAGCAGAACCTCGAGAGCATCCTCGACGGCCCCGATGGCAAGCCCCTTCGTGTAGTCTTCGCACTCCGCACCGTCGCAACGTTCGACGTTGAGGAGTTTTCGTTCGAAGCCTACACCGCGTCCACGTTTGGCCGATCCCGAATGGCCTCCCAAACCAAGCTCGTCCCTACCCTCTCCGTTGAAACGGCGCATTACACACTCGCCGAATTCTCGGCCTCCGCCAACCAGGCGTGGCGAGAGATCGCAGCGGGTGCATCGCCTGCTCGCCCTCGCCCTGGCGCCGGCGCCATCGCTGGCCGGGTGACAGACGCTACGGAAGCGACGATCCCAAACGCCGAGATTGAACTGACCGACGGCAGACGGACGTGGAAGGCCAAAACCAACTCGGGCGGCGCCTTCCGGTTTCCCGATCTTCCCGCTGGAAGCTATCGGATCGCGTTCCAGTCGCCCGGCTTTCGGATCCTCGTTGTTCACGCGGCGCCGGTGCTTGCGGGCAAGGTCACCGAACTCCACGCGCAACTCGAGGTCGGTTCTGTTTCCGAAGCGGTTTCGGTTCAAGCCAAACCACCCGAGCCACAGTACTCCACCTCGTCGGCGAGCGGAAATCCCGAAACGCATCTCCGCACGACCTTCCCCGAAACGCTCCTTTGGATGCCGCTTCTGGAGACGGACGCCAACGGCCGCGCCGAAGTCGAGTTCCCCGTCGCAGACAGCATCACCACCTGGAGCTTGTCCGCGTATGGCTCCACCGTCACCGGCGCCACCGGAGAATTCAACGGCGCCTTCCGCGTCACGCAGCCGTTGTTCCTCGAACTCAATCCGCCTCCGGTTCTTACTACGGGCGACAAAATCACTCTACCGCTCACGGTTCGCAGCGGCTTATCCGAGCGACAGACCGTCGGTGTGGAGATGCCGGGCGCCGGCATCCAACGGGTCACCGTCGCGGCGAACGGAGCCGCGCAGGTAACTTTCCGAACCAAAGCCGCCGAAACGTTCACGGCAAAAGCAACCGGCGGCGGCGAGAGCGACGCCATCCGGCGCGAGGTGCGCCTAGCGCCCTTCGGCCGCGAAGCCGTCGTGACCCGCGGCCATTTCCTCCGCGGCGCCTCCACTGTCGACGTGACTGTCCCCAGCGACGTTGATCCCGCCACCATCGAAGGCGAAATCACCATCTATCCGAACGCCTTCGCCAATATATGGGACGCCCGTCACCGCCTGCTCTCAATCCCCACCGGCTGTGCCGAACAGACCATTTCTTCCACTTACCCGAACTTACTGCTGCTCGAGTATCTCGCTTCGTCGGCCGAAGACGACCCGGCGCTCCGCGAGCAGGCCATCCGCAATATCCAACGCGGTGTGGACCGGCTGCTCGGCTACCGCTCCGGCGGCGGCATTGGATACTTCAGCGGCCGTGGGCCCGACGCCCCGCTCACCGCGCTCGCCATCGAGTTCCTCCGCGACGCCGCCACGTACGCCTCCATGCCGCGAGAACTCATCGACGGCCTCACGGACTGGCTGGCCGGCCAATCCGATGCGGAGACCGATGTCTCCGGGTACATCGCACGCGTCCTCCGAAAACCCCGAACCAGCCCGGCCGCCGACGACCCCTACGCCATCGCGCAGTTCCTCCTCAGCGATCCGGCGCCGGAGCACTCATCCCGTCTAATCGCCCGCCTCGCCGAACTACAGACAGCCAGCGGCACGTGGACATCGTCGAACTCCCTCCCGCTGCACAGCTGGGGGCGCGCGGGCGAAGTAGAAGTAACCGCACTCGCCGTCCACGCCCTGGCGATCACCAGCGCGAGCGGAGTCCCGGTGGATCGCGCCCTCATCGATCGCGCGCTTGGCGCCCTCGTGGACCTCCGCGGCCGCAACGGCATCTGGTACAACACGCAGGCTACGCTACAGGTGCTCCGCGCGCTCCGCGCCGCCTCCATCGGCCAGCTCTCCGGGTCCGCCCGTCCGATTCATCGAACACTGGCCGGACTACGCCCAGGCGTGAACACAATCGCGATCCCCGAAGCCGCCGGACATGCCGCGGCATCCGTCTTCACGCAACTCCGCTACTGGGAACCATGGACTACTGACCAGGCAGGCGAAACAGATCTCCTGGGCATGCGCGTCACCTTTGACCGCACGACAGTCAAAGCCGGGGGATCCGTTCGCTGCAGCCTCCGGATCCACCGCAAAGCGCAGCGCGACAACGGAATGTTGATCGCCGAGATCGGCCTGCCACCCGGCGCGGAACCGGACCGCGACGAACTCGACCATCTCGACCACGTCAGCCGCTACGAACTCACTCCCGGCCGCGTCGTCTTCTACCTTTGGCCCTCGCCCGGCCAGACCGTCGACCTCAATTTCGGCGTCGTTCTCCGCTACCCGATGCACGCCCACGCTCTTCCGTCGACGCTTTGGGACTACGCCAATCCCGACGCGCGCGTCGATGTCCGGCCCACCGGGTTCACCGTCCAATAG